From Roseofilum casamattae BLCC-M143, the proteins below share one genomic window:
- a CDS encoding AAA family ATPase — protein MTYYISPRFLQNVAIHISKNFLDLPQVPVPLILGIHGRKGQGKTFQCELVFRQMGVEVIHMSAGELESPDAGDPARLIRLRYREAAELIKVRGKMVVLMINDLDAGAGRLDDRTQYTVNTQLVHGTLMNIADRPTDVQLPGSYDPTPLHRVPIIVTGNDFSTLYDPLTRDGRMNKFYWEPDREDQLGIIGGIFAPDGIPSEDIAQLLDRFPHQPIDFFAVLRSRLYDRQILRLIETVGYDKIGDRLVNSKEKPPEFQAQQWSLADLISIGEQLEQQQEYITSLNLAQSYKRDRAVPTQTFVPAPMATSAPAPVNSLAPEIAEQVKNMLDSGYTLGVEYASPRRFRTGSWNSGGCLSATTLPEAMEQLSEILGDRCQDYVRLIAIDSRRKQRIVETIIQKP, from the coding sequence ATGACTTATTATATTTCTCCACGATTTCTCCAGAACGTTGCTATTCATATCAGCAAAAACTTTTTAGACTTACCGCAAGTCCCTGTACCGCTAATTTTGGGGATTCACGGACGTAAAGGACAAGGCAAAACGTTTCAATGCGAACTTGTCTTTCGGCAAATGGGTGTAGAAGTTATCCATATGTCTGCTGGCGAATTAGAAAGTCCGGATGCGGGAGATCCAGCTCGGTTAATTCGTCTTCGCTATCGAGAAGCAGCGGAACTAATTAAGGTGCGCGGCAAAATGGTAGTATTGATGATTAATGACTTGGATGCTGGAGCGGGTCGTTTAGACGATCGCACTCAATATACCGTCAATACGCAATTAGTCCACGGCACGTTAATGAACATTGCCGATCGCCCCACAGACGTGCAACTCCCTGGCAGTTACGATCCTACTCCCCTCCATCGCGTTCCCATTATCGTCACCGGAAATGACTTTTCCACGCTCTACGATCCGTTGACTCGCGACGGACGCATGAACAAATTTTATTGGGAACCGGATCGCGAAGATCAACTGGGAATTATTGGTGGTATTTTTGCTCCCGATGGTATTCCGTCCGAGGATATTGCGCAATTGCTCGATCGCTTTCCTCATCAGCCTATTGACTTTTTTGCCGTCTTGCGCTCTCGTTTATACGACCGGCAAATTCTGCGCTTAATTGAAACCGTCGGATATGATAAGATTGGCGATCGCTTAGTCAACAGTAAAGAAAAACCGCCAGAATTTCAAGCGCAACAATGGAGTTTAGCAGACTTAATTTCCATTGGCGAACAACTCGAACAACAGCAGGAATATATTACGTCTTTAAACTTAGCGCAAAGCTATAAACGCGATCGCGCGGTACCAACCCAAACCTTTGTTCCTGCTCCTATGGCAACAAGTGCACCAGCACCGGTTAACTCCCTCGCGCCAGAGATCGCCGAGCAAGTGAAAAATATGCTCGATAGCGGCTATACTCTTGGAGTTGAATATGCTAGTCCCCGGCGGTTTCGTACCGGTTCTTGGAATAGTGGAGGATGTTTATCGGCAACCACACTACCGGAAGCGATGGAGCAATTATCGGAAATTTT